From the genome of Ptychodera flava strain L36383 chromosome 20, AS_Pfla_20210202, whole genome shotgun sequence, one region includes:
- the LOC139120750 gene encoding ETS homologous factor-like isoform X1 — MPVDALVSFELHNILSPLTLLQHDTPWFDELRLLYDCQQMTSIDEATRDFSQMDSYTFLIQDILSDIGVWSKEIHPDCYMWTVQDVLRFLYRVNQKLDLDNNIPELALESAIGGETLCNLSEEDFRNKFGKDADVIRGYLDCWKSVCVPEYRKSLPPSSCHDGTYTTLALRPHYNSCDTDRIPENVRMQAFPNPMAHGEVKTEVKEQPIKRKRGRPRKHRPETEMKKKKKILWKFLLEHLDGGEFKHCVRWINRSKGLFRFVSKEKETIAKQWGKEKGHKKIMTYQKMARAMRDYTKKNVMEKCRGKLHYKFRPEKINQI; from the exons ATGCCTGTAGATGCGTTGGTCTCCTTTGAGTTGCATAACATATTGTCACCGTTGACGCTCCTACAACACGATACGCCATGGTTTGACGAGCTGAGACTTTTGTATGACTGCCAGCAAATGACAAGCATTGACGAAGCAACACGTGATTTTAGT CAGATGGACAGCTACACATTCCTAATCCAAGACATTCTCTCAGACATTGGAGTATGGAGCAAGGAAATACATCCGG acTGTTACATGTGGACTGTTCAGGACGTCTTGAGATTTCTATACCGAGTCAATCAAAAACTAGATCTGGACAATAACATTCCTGAACTTGCCTTGGAATCTGCAATTGGCGGTGAAACACTATGCAACTTGTCAGAAGAAGATTTCAGGAACAAGTTTGGTAAAGATGCGGATGTTATAAGGGGTTACCTCGATTGTTGGAAGTCAG tttgtGTTCCAGAATACCGGAAATCACTTCCTCCTTCAAGCTGTCACGACGGTACCTATACGACGTTGGCGCTAAGACCACACTACAATTCGTGTGACACCGATCGTATTCCAGAA AATGTAAGAATGCAAGCATTTCCAAATCCCATGGCCCATGGAGAAGTCAAAACTGAAGTGAAGGAACAACCAATAAAACGAAAAAGGGGAAGACCACGAAAACACCGACCAGAGACAG aaatgaagaagaaaaagaagataCTCTGGAAATTCCTGTTGGAACACCTTGACGGTGGTGAATTCAAACACTGCGTTCGCTGGATCAACAGATCAAAGGGGCTGTTCCGATTTGTGAGTAAAGAAAAAGAGACCATTGCCAAACAGTGGGGTAAAGAGAAAGGACATAAAAAGATCATGACATACCAGAAGATGGCGCGGGCAATGAGAGACTACACCAAAAAGAATGTAATGGAAAAATGCCGGGGAAAACTACATTATAAATTTCGACCGGAAAAGATTAATCAAATTTGA
- the LOC139120750 gene encoding ETS homologous factor-like isoform X2, with the protein MPVDALVSFELHNILSPLTLLQHDTPWFDELRLLYDCQQMTSIDEATRDFSMDSYTFLIQDILSDIGVWSKEIHPDCYMWTVQDVLRFLYRVNQKLDLDNNIPELALESAIGGETLCNLSEEDFRNKFGKDADVIRGYLDCWKSVCVPEYRKSLPPSSCHDGTYTTLALRPHYNSCDTDRIPENVRMQAFPNPMAHGEVKTEVKEQPIKRKRGRPRKHRPETEMKKKKKILWKFLLEHLDGGEFKHCVRWINRSKGLFRFVSKEKETIAKQWGKEKGHKKIMTYQKMARAMRDYTKKNVMEKCRGKLHYKFRPEKINQI; encoded by the exons ATGCCTGTAGATGCGTTGGTCTCCTTTGAGTTGCATAACATATTGTCACCGTTGACGCTCCTACAACACGATACGCCATGGTTTGACGAGCTGAGACTTTTGTATGACTGCCAGCAAATGACAAGCATTGACGAAGCAACACGTGATTTTAGT ATGGACAGCTACACATTCCTAATCCAAGACATTCTCTCAGACATTGGAGTATGGAGCAAGGAAATACATCCGG acTGTTACATGTGGACTGTTCAGGACGTCTTGAGATTTCTATACCGAGTCAATCAAAAACTAGATCTGGACAATAACATTCCTGAACTTGCCTTGGAATCTGCAATTGGCGGTGAAACACTATGCAACTTGTCAGAAGAAGATTTCAGGAACAAGTTTGGTAAAGATGCGGATGTTATAAGGGGTTACCTCGATTGTTGGAAGTCAG tttgtGTTCCAGAATACCGGAAATCACTTCCTCCTTCAAGCTGTCACGACGGTACCTATACGACGTTGGCGCTAAGACCACACTACAATTCGTGTGACACCGATCGTATTCCAGAA AATGTAAGAATGCAAGCATTTCCAAATCCCATGGCCCATGGAGAAGTCAAAACTGAAGTGAAGGAACAACCAATAAAACGAAAAAGGGGAAGACCACGAAAACACCGACCAGAGACAG aaatgaagaagaaaaagaagataCTCTGGAAATTCCTGTTGGAACACCTTGACGGTGGTGAATTCAAACACTGCGTTCGCTGGATCAACAGATCAAAGGGGCTGTTCCGATTTGTGAGTAAAGAAAAAGAGACCATTGCCAAACAGTGGGGTAAAGAGAAAGGACATAAAAAGATCATGACATACCAGAAGATGGCGCGGGCAATGAGAGACTACACCAAAAAGAATGTAATGGAAAAATGCCGGGGAAAACTACATTATAAATTTCGACCGGAAAAGATTAATCAAATTTGA